Proteins encoded in a region of the Solanum dulcamara chromosome 9, daSolDulc1.2, whole genome shotgun sequence genome:
- the LOC129902173 gene encoding mitogen-activated protein kinase homolog NTF3, giving the protein MATPVEPPNGIRSPGKHYYSMWQSLFEIDTKYVPIKPIGRGAYGIVCSSVNRETNEKVAIKKINNAFENRVDALRTLRELKLLRHLRHENVIALKDVMMPIHRRSFKDVYLVYELMDTDLHQIVKSSQTLTNDHCQYFLFQLLRGLKYLHSANILHRDLKPGNLLINANCDLKICDFGLARTSSGKDQFMTEYVVTRWYRAPELLLCCDNYGTSIDVWSVGCIFAELLGRKPVFPGTECLNQLKLIINILGSQREEDLEFIDNPKARKYIKSLPYSPGTPFSRLYPQAHPLAIDLLQRMLVFDPSKRISVMEALQHPYMSPLYDPNTDPPAQVPINLDIDEDLGEETIRDMMWTEILHYHPEAATVAMEVVM; this is encoded by the exons ATGGCAACTCCAGTTGAGCCACCAAATGGGATAAGGTCCCCAGGAAAGCATTACTATTCTATGTGGCAATCCCTTTTTGAAATTGATACAAAATATGTACCTATTAAGCCTATTGGTCGAGGGGCATATGGAATTGTTTGTTCTTCCGTTAACAGGGAAACCAATGAGAAGGTtgcaatcaagaaaataaacaatGCTTTTGAGAATCGTGTTGATGCTCTGAGGACTCTGCGTGAACTAAAGCTCCTTCGCCACCTTAGACATGAAAATGTGATTGCTCTGAAAGATGTTATGATGCCAATCCACAGGCGAAGTTTCAAAGATGTTTATCTGGTTTATGAACTGATGGATACAGATTTACATCAGATCGTCAAATCCTCTCAAACACTCACAAATGATCATTGCCAGTATTTCCTTTTCCAG TTGCTTCGAGGTCTGAAGTATCTGCATTCTGCGAATATTCTTCATCGAGACTTGAAGCCCGGAAACCTGCTTATCAATGCTAACTGTGATCTGAAAATCTGTGATTTCGGGCTTGCACGTACAAGCAGTGGGAAGGACCAGTTTATGACTGAATATGTTGTTACACGCTGGTATAGGGCTCCGGAACTCCTCCTTTGCTGTGACAACTATGGAACATCCATTGATGTATGGTCTGTTGGTTGCATTTTTGCGGAGCTCTTAGGGAGGAAACCCGTCTTTCCAGGTACCGAATGCCTTAACCAACTGAAATTGATTATCAACATCCTTGGTAGCCAGAGGGAAGAAGATTTAGAATTTATCGACAATCCAAAGGCGAGGAAGTACATCAAATCACTTCCATACTCTCCCGGAACACCATTTTCCCGCCTCTATCCCCAAGCTCATCCGTTGGCCATTGATCTCCTGCAGAGGATGCTTGTGTTTGACCCTTCCAAAAGAATTAGCGTTATGGAAGCACTTCAACACCCGTACATGTCTCCTTTGTATGATCCAAACACTGATCCCCCAGCGCAGGTTCCTATCAATCTTGACATAGACGAGGACTTGGGAGAAGAGACGATAAGGGACATGATGTGGACGGAAATACTTCATTACCATCCTGAAGCTGCCACGGTTGCAATGGAAGTTGTTATGTGA
- the LOC129903066 gene encoding alcohol acyltransferase 9 gives MSGSIDLPDCVYSKEPIFISPISPTPNHTLYLSNLDDQMFLRFSIKYLYLFTKSINLEKLKYSLSRVLVDYYPLAGRLRKCPENNHKLQVDCNGEGAIFAEAFLNLSADEVLIVSNKPDKSWRKLLYKVEAQSFLDTPPLVVQVTNLRCGGMILCTAINHCLCDGIGTAQFLHAWAHYTMDPTITLPINPFHSRHVFKPRDPPQTTSVHPAFTKIPLDDQNPQFSLNLHQYLQSQPISPASITFSQSQILHLKRQCSPSVKSTSFEVLASHTWRCWVNSLDLPSSVNVKLLFSVNIRKTVKPELPQGYYGNGFVLGCAEAPVKQLVNGNLQDTVKLVQHAKSELTNDAVKSIIDLLEDKTVKTDLSTSLVISQWSRLNLEEVNFGEGKPIQMGPLTSDIYCLFLPSLGEIDGVRVLVSVPENVVKKFEYYMKELLEVNDVNGDIIKGHLKYENHKMISA, from the exons atgtCAGGCTCTATAGATCTTCCAGATTGTGTTTATTCAAAAGAGCCCATTTTCATAAGTCCAATTAGCCCAACACCAAATCACACCCTTTATTTATCAAATCTTGATGATCAAATGTTTCTTAGATTTTCAATCAAATACCTTTATCTTTTTACTAAGTCAATAAATTTGGAAAAACTTAAATATTCACTATCAAGGGTTTTAGTGGATTACTATCCTTTAGCAGGGAGATTAAGAAAATGCCCAGAAAATAATCATAAACTTCAAGTAGATTGTAATGGAGAAGGTGCTATTTTTGCTGAAGCATTCTTGAATTTAAGTGCTGATGAAGTTCTTATTGTTTCTAATAAGCCTGATAAATCTTGGAGAAAATTATTGTATAAAGTTGAAgctcaaagtttcttggatacTCCCCCTCTAGTTGTGCAG GTAACAAATCTCCGTTGCGGTGGCATGATCCTCTGCACCGCAATCAATCACTGCTTATGTGACGGCATCGGCACCGCTCAATTTTTACATGCTTGGGCCCACTATACGATGGACCCCACGATCACTTTACCAATCAACCCATTCCACTCGCGCCACGTGTTTAAACCCCGTGATCCCCCACAAACAACCTCCGTACATCCAGCATTTACGAAAATACCCCTTGATGACCAAAATCCCCAATTTAGCCTCAACCTTCACCAATATTTACAATCTCAACCTATTTCCCCTGCTTCTATTACCTTTTCACAGTCCCAAATTCTTCACTTGAAAAGACAATGTTCTCCCTCGGTAAAATCCACTAGCTTTGAAGTCCTAGCATCTCACACGTGGCGGTGTTGGGTAAATTCCCTGGATTTACCGTCTTCTGTTAACGTGAAACTCTTATTTTCCGTAAACATTAGGAAGACGGTAAAACCAGAATTGCCACAAGGGTATTATGGGAATGGATTCGTGCTAGGTTGTGCGGAGGCACCCGTTAAGCAACTGGTGAATGGTAACTTACAAGACACGGTAAAATTAGTGCAACACGCTAAGTCTGAATTAACGAACGATGCGGTAAAATCAATCATCGATTTATTAGAGGATAAAACGGTAAAAACCGATTTATCGACTAGTTTGGTAATTTCACAATGGTCAAGATTGAACTTGGAGGAAGTAAATTTTGGAGAAGGAAAACCAATTCAAATGGGTCCATTAACAAGTGATATTTACTGCTTATTTTTACCGTCATTGGGTGAAATTGATGGAGTTAGAGTATTGGTTTCTGTGCCAGAAAATGTTGTGAAGAAATTTGAATATTATATGAAGGAACTTTTGGAGGTAAATGATGTTAATGGAGATATTATCAAAGGGCATCTTAaatatgaaaatcataaaatgattTCTGCTTGA